The following coding sequences are from one Gossypium hirsutum isolate 1008001.06 chromosome A12, Gossypium_hirsutum_v2.1, whole genome shotgun sequence window:
- the LOC107920600 gene encoding ras-related protein RABA5d-like produces the protein MSDYNEDSSEEEYLLKIVIIRDFIVRKSNLLPRYTRNEFNPHSKTTIGVEFQTQSMGIDSKEVKAQIWDTTSQERFSTVTLAYYKGAVSALIVYDISRRTTCDSVG, from the coding sequence ATGTCAGACTATAATGAAGATTCCAGCGAAGAAGAATACCTTCTCAAAATAGTCATAATTAGAGACTTCATAGTCAGAAAATCCAACCTCTTACCCCGCTACACTCGTAATGAATTCAACCCACATTCAAAAACCACCATTGGCGTCGAGTTCCAGACTCAAAGCATGGGAATTGACAGTAAAGAAGTCAAAGCTCAGATTTGGGACACCACCAGCCAAGAAAGGTTTTCTACCGTCACTTTAGCTTATTATAAAGGTGCTGTCAGTGCTCTTATTGTTTATGATATTAGTCGTAGAACTACCTGCGATAGTGTTGGTTGA
- the LOC107939082 gene encoding uncharacterized protein: MVEIRDCLRQTHQPNSALQSPFHALDPISLILSLNSSHNNPIPLRLTTESYIMERGPRYKAYAQLRETRLRMKSGKQQGREETEFKQTPNKKLVKFSSSLGISSQGSPVLGQPEPDFIASLRKENRKPRVTSGIELTPSGKNWSKGNEVWLKNSRGTKSANSGEKKGRLTMARKSFARVLKY; encoded by the coding sequence atggtAGAGATCAGGGATTGTTTGCGGCAAACCCATCAGCCAAATTCAGCTTTGCAATCACCTTTTCATGCACTTGACCCAATTTCTCTCATTCTTTCTCTGAATTCAAGCCACAATAACCCAATTCCTTTGAGGCTTACAACAGAGAGTTATATAATGGAAAGAGGTCCCAGATACAAAGCATATGCACAGTTGAGAGAAACAAGGCTGAGAATGAAAAGTGGGAAGCAACAAGGAAGGGAAGAAACTGAATTTAAACAAACCCCCAACAAGAAACTAGTTAAATTTAGTTCAAGTTTGGGGATTTCTAGTCAAGGGTCCCCTGTTTTGGGTCAACCAGAGCCTGATTTCATAGCTAGTTTGCGGAAAGAAAACCGGAAGCCGCGGGTCACTAGTGGGATAGAATTGACACCATCAGGAAAGAATTGGTCAAAAGGGAATGAGGTTTGGTTGAAGAACTCAAGGGGGACTAAGTCTGCAAATTCAGGGGAGAAGAAAGGAAGGTTGACGATGGCAAGGAAGAGTTTCGCAAGAGTATTGAAGTATTGA